The Methanothrix soehngenii GP6 genome has a window encoding:
- a CDS encoding CBM96 family carbohydrate-binding protein yields the protein MNRRGIILMLLAAVIAVCGQCQATEIPASQDVYVSLGTGNETVYNQSDTLLCATNVPDANNTTLNSYPGVPLIQFNLSGIDIADDDIAILVLKAASVRQMDRSGIVALVTIGSDWDEQSDITTFLVNILPARNLIVKNDLSLMSTNSDGDDIYAFDVSQKLMQAKGRGDKVSFLLEAIGNSTTEIDFLSKESGQGPYLMIMPYPGQPISGNADQAIPAGQPVQADQADPEGISGQMNQTDQILSPDSVSAEPPVNTFGLAQ from the coding sequence ATGAATAGAAGGGGGATAATTCTCATGCTGCTGGCGGCGGTCATCGCCGTCTGCGGGCAATGCCAGGCGACAGAGATTCCCGCTTCCCAGGACGTTTATGTCAGCCTGGGAACGGGAAATGAGACGGTATACAACCAGAGCGATACACTGCTTTGCGCCACCAATGTGCCGGATGCAAACAATACCACTTTGAACAGCTATCCCGGGGTTCCATTAATACAATTCAACCTTTCCGGCATAGACATTGCCGATGACGACATCGCAATTCTGGTGCTCAAAGCAGCATCGGTGCGCCAGATGGATCGCTCAGGCATTGTGGCTCTGGTGACCATCGGCTCGGATTGGGATGAGCAATCCGATATAACCACCTTCCTGGTCAACATCCTACCTGCCAGGAACCTGATAGTGAAAAATGACCTTTCTCTGATGAGCACCAATAGCGATGGCGATGATATCTATGCCTTCGACGTCTCCCAAAAGCTCATGCAGGCAAAGGGAAGAGGGGACAAGGTATCATTCCTCCTGGAGGCCATTGGCAACAGCACGACTGAGATCGACTTTCTGTCTAAAGAGAGCGGCCAGGGGCCATATCTGATGATCATGCCCTATCCTGGGCAGCCCATCTCCGGCAATGCAGATCAGGCCATCCCTGCTGGTCAGCCAGTTCAGGCTGATCAAGCAGATCCGGAGGGTATCTCGGGGCAGATGAATCAGACAGATCAAATCCTATCCCCGGACTCTGTCTCAGCAGAGCCACCCGTTAATACATTTGGACTGGCACAATAA